Proteins found in one Maridesulfovibrio sp. genomic segment:
- a CDS encoding IS3 family transposase (programmed frameshift): protein MRKSRFSESQIIKILKEAEGGRKVADVCRDYKVSQATYYKWKSKYGGMEASDIRRLKDLEEENRKLKNMFANLSLENEALKDVIGKKALKPAEKRELVDYLRKEFCLSIRQACSALRLSRSVYCYKPNPRDDSLIIEMLLKLADRYPRYGFRKLFVLLRKRGHRWNHKRVYRVYCMLKMNFRRKGKKRLPSRNPQTLSVPPKANICWSIDFMHDSLMSGQRFRTFNVLDDFSRECLAIEVDTSLPAGRITRVLDRVSAWRGFPEKMRMDNGPELISVTLADWAERNGVALEFIQPGKPTHNSYIERFNKTFRNEVLDFYLFSTLSEVKGITEDWIRQYNEERPHESLGDMTPVEYVQTHSPQENSTYGWH, encoded by the exons ATGCGGAAATCCAGATTCAGTGAAAGCCAGATTATCAAGATCCTGAAAGAAGCCGAAGGCGGTCGCAAAGTCGCAGACGTTTGCCGGGATTACAAGGTCAGTCAAGCCACGTACTACAAGTGGAAGTCGAAATACGGTGGTATGGAAGCTTCCGATATTCGTCGTTTGAAAGACCTCGAAGAAGAGAATCGTAAGCTCAAAAACATGTTTGCCAACTTGAGCCTTGAAAATGAAGCTCTGAAGGATGTCATAG GCAAAAAAGCTTTAAAGCCAGCTGAGAAGCGTGAGCTTGTTGACTATCTCCGTAAGGAATTTTGCCTCAGTATTCGGCAAGCATGCAGCGCACTGCGCTTGAGCCGCTCAGTGTATTGCTACAAGCCTAATCCGCGAGATGATTCGTTGATTATTGAAATGCTTCTTAAGTTGGCTGATCGGTACCCTCGTTACGGTTTCAGAAAATTGTTCGTCCTGCTGCGCAAACGCGGACACCGCTGGAACCATAAAAGGGTTTATCGAGTTTACTGCATGCTAAAAATGAATTTCCGGCGAAAGGGGAAGAAACGTTTACCTTCCCGGAACCCTCAGACTTTATCAGTACCGCCAAAAGCCAACATCTGTTGGTCAATTGATTTTATGCATGACTCGCTGATGAGTGGACAAAGGTTTAGAACTTTTAATGTGCTTGATGATTTCAGCCGCGAATGCTTGGCAATTGAAGTCGACACAAGTCTACCCGCTGGAAGGATTACTCGTGTACTGGACAGAGTCTCAGCATGGCGCGGTTTTCCTGAGAAAATGAGGATGGATAACGGTCCAGAGCTTATTTCGGTAACATTGGCAGACTGGGCCGAAAGAAATGGTGTTGCGCTGGAATTCATCCAGCCAGGCAAACCGACTCATAACTCATACATTGAACGTTTCAACAAAACGTTTCGCAACGAGGTTTTGGATTTTTACCTGTTCTCAACGTTATCAGAGGTCAAGGGCATAACCGAAGACTGGATTCGGCAATACAACGAAGAGCGCCCCCATGAATCGCTCGGAGACATGACTCCTGTCGAGTATGTCCAAACACATTCACCCCAAGAAAACTCTACTTACGGATGGCACTAA